In Salvelinus namaycush isolate Seneca chromosome 20, SaNama_1.0, whole genome shotgun sequence, the following proteins share a genomic window:
- the LOC120065466 gene encoding docking protein 5-like isoform X3: protein MQGGMNKIYRRCWLVLRRDSSKGPKRLERFSNEQAANCQCHHKVTDLTKIRNVTRPPRGKKKYAVVLTFNDDSPKAFACDSELDAKEWCKVLQMECLEAKMTDLTLEEPVLFNMNLHRDHREQFHVFMKPSQCMDFNGECNLQITCDTLLLWDTQNPGLKITSWPLRSLRRYGRGQNWFTFEAGRMCDTGEGLFTFQTPEGERLYHRVNEAVLATVEQEDWLCCDERKTGTERRTRESTIPWSLC from the exons ATCTATCGGAGGTGCTGGCTTGTTCTAAGAAGAGACTCCAGTAAAGGGCCCAAGAGATTGGAGAGGTTCTCAAATGAACAGGCGGCTAACTGCCAATGTCACCACAAA GTGACAGACCTCACAAAAATAAGAAATGTTACCAGACCCCCACGGGGTAAAAAGAAATACGCTGTGGTTCTGACTTTCAATGACGACTCACCAAAGGCTTTCGCATGTGATTCAG AGTTGGACGCCAAGGAATGGTGCAAAGTGCTACAAATGGAATGTCTGGAGGCTAAAATGACTGACCTGACCTTGGAGGAGCCAGTCCTATTTAACATGAACCTACATCGAGATCACAGAG AGCAGTTCCACGTATTCATGAAGCCATCACAGTGTATGGATTTCAACGGGGAATGTAATCTTCAGATCACTTGTGACACTCTCTTGCTGTGGGACACCCAGAACCCTGGTCTCAAAATCACATCCTGGCCACTGCGGTCACTTCGCCGTTATGGTCGGGGTCAAAACTGGTTCACATTTGAAGCTGGGAG GATGTGTGACACTGGAGAGGGACTCTTCACCTTTCAGACACCAGAGGGAGAACGGCTCTATCATAGAGTGAATGAGGCGGTGTTAGCCACTGTGGAGCAAGAGGACTGGCTATGCTGT GATGAGAGGAAGACAGGCACGGAGAGGAGAACCAGAGAGTCTACAATACCTTGGTCTCTGTGCTGA
- the LOC120065466 gene encoding docking protein 5-like isoform X4: protein MKALLLKGTFGSNKQGHYCVMCPIFSQVTDLTKIRNVTRPPRGKKKYAVVLTFNDDSPKAFACDSELDAKEWCKVLQMECLEAKMTDLTLEEPVLFNMNLHRDHREQFHVFMKPSQCMDFNGECNLQITCDTLLLWDTQNPGLKITSWPLRSLRRYGRGQNWFTFEAGRMCDTGEGLFTFQTPEGERLYHRVNEAVLATVEQEDWLCCDERKTGTERRTRESTIPWSLC from the exons ATGAAAGCTTTATTATTGAAGGGCACTTTCGGGAGCAACAAACAGGGCCATTATTGTGTCATGTGTCCTATATTCTCCCAGGTGACAGACCTCACAAAAATAAGAAATGTTACCAGACCCCCACGGGGTAAAAAGAAATACGCTGTGGTTCTGACTTTCAATGACGACTCACCAAAGGCTTTCGCATGTGATTCAG AGTTGGACGCCAAGGAATGGTGCAAAGTGCTACAAATGGAATGTCTGGAGGCTAAAATGACTGACCTGACCTTGGAGGAGCCAGTCCTATTTAACATGAACCTACATCGAGATCACAGAG AGCAGTTCCACGTATTCATGAAGCCATCACAGTGTATGGATTTCAACGGGGAATGTAATCTTCAGATCACTTGTGACACTCTCTTGCTGTGGGACACCCAGAACCCTGGTCTCAAAATCACATCCTGGCCACTGCGGTCACTTCGCCGTTATGGTCGGGGTCAAAACTGGTTCACATTTGAAGCTGGGAG GATGTGTGACACTGGAGAGGGACTCTTCACCTTTCAGACACCAGAGGGAGAACGGCTCTATCATAGAGTGAATGAGGCGGTGTTAGCCACTGTGGAGCAAGAGGACTGGCTATGCTGT GATGAGAGGAAGACAGGCACGGAGAGGAGAACCAGAGAGTCTACAATACCTTGGTCTCTGTGCTGA
- the LOC120065466 gene encoding docking protein 5-like isoform X1, whose protein sequence is MDLYFNDIVKEGYVYFRSKHLWIYRRCWLVLRRDSSKGPKRLERFSNEQAANCQCHHKVTDLTKIRNVTRPPRGKKKYAVVLTFNDDSPKAFACDSELDAKEWCKVLQMECLEAKMTDLTLEEPVLFNMNLHRDHREQFHVFMKPSQCMDFNGECNLQITCDTLLLWDTQNPGLKITSWPLRSLRRYGRGQNWFTFEAGRMCDTGEGLFTFQTPEGERLYHRVNEAVLATVEQEDWLCCDERKTGTERRTRESTIPWSLC, encoded by the exons ATGGATTTATATTTTAATGACATTGTTAAAGAGGGATATGTGTATTTTCGCAGCAAGCATTTATGG ATCTATCGGAGGTGCTGGCTTGTTCTAAGAAGAGACTCCAGTAAAGGGCCCAAGAGATTGGAGAGGTTCTCAAATGAACAGGCGGCTAACTGCCAATGTCACCACAAA GTGACAGACCTCACAAAAATAAGAAATGTTACCAGACCCCCACGGGGTAAAAAGAAATACGCTGTGGTTCTGACTTTCAATGACGACTCACCAAAGGCTTTCGCATGTGATTCAG AGTTGGACGCCAAGGAATGGTGCAAAGTGCTACAAATGGAATGTCTGGAGGCTAAAATGACTGACCTGACCTTGGAGGAGCCAGTCCTATTTAACATGAACCTACATCGAGATCACAGAG AGCAGTTCCACGTATTCATGAAGCCATCACAGTGTATGGATTTCAACGGGGAATGTAATCTTCAGATCACTTGTGACACTCTCTTGCTGTGGGACACCCAGAACCCTGGTCTCAAAATCACATCCTGGCCACTGCGGTCACTTCGCCGTTATGGTCGGGGTCAAAACTGGTTCACATTTGAAGCTGGGAG GATGTGTGACACTGGAGAGGGACTCTTCACCTTTCAGACACCAGAGGGAGAACGGCTCTATCATAGAGTGAATGAGGCGGTGTTAGCCACTGTGGAGCAAGAGGACTGGCTATGCTGT GATGAGAGGAAGACAGGCACGGAGAGGAGAACCAGAGAGTCTACAATACCTTGGTCTCTGTGCTGA
- the LOC120065466 gene encoding docking protein 5-like isoform X2 yields the protein MIKREQRDFCVPVSPKHECLMIYRRCWLVLRRDSSKGPKRLERFSNEQAANCQCHHKVTDLTKIRNVTRPPRGKKKYAVVLTFNDDSPKAFACDSELDAKEWCKVLQMECLEAKMTDLTLEEPVLFNMNLHRDHREQFHVFMKPSQCMDFNGECNLQITCDTLLLWDTQNPGLKITSWPLRSLRRYGRGQNWFTFEAGRMCDTGEGLFTFQTPEGERLYHRVNEAVLATVEQEDWLCCDERKTGTERRTRESTIPWSLC from the exons ATGATAAAGAGAGAGCAAAGGGACTTCTGTGTGCCAGTTTCTCCCAAGCATGAGTGTCTGATG ATCTATCGGAGGTGCTGGCTTGTTCTAAGAAGAGACTCCAGTAAAGGGCCCAAGAGATTGGAGAGGTTCTCAAATGAACAGGCGGCTAACTGCCAATGTCACCACAAA GTGACAGACCTCACAAAAATAAGAAATGTTACCAGACCCCCACGGGGTAAAAAGAAATACGCTGTGGTTCTGACTTTCAATGACGACTCACCAAAGGCTTTCGCATGTGATTCAG AGTTGGACGCCAAGGAATGGTGCAAAGTGCTACAAATGGAATGTCTGGAGGCTAAAATGACTGACCTGACCTTGGAGGAGCCAGTCCTATTTAACATGAACCTACATCGAGATCACAGAG AGCAGTTCCACGTATTCATGAAGCCATCACAGTGTATGGATTTCAACGGGGAATGTAATCTTCAGATCACTTGTGACACTCTCTTGCTGTGGGACACCCAGAACCCTGGTCTCAAAATCACATCCTGGCCACTGCGGTCACTTCGCCGTTATGGTCGGGGTCAAAACTGGTTCACATTTGAAGCTGGGAG GATGTGTGACACTGGAGAGGGACTCTTCACCTTTCAGACACCAGAGGGAGAACGGCTCTATCATAGAGTGAATGAGGCGGTGTTAGCCACTGTGGAGCAAGAGGACTGGCTATGCTGT GATGAGAGGAAGACAGGCACGGAGAGGAGAACCAGAGAGTCTACAATACCTTGGTCTCTGTGCTGA
- the nat8l2 gene encoding N-acetyltransferase 8-like 2, with product MHLVVRRYRPSDKDAVLTLFCDGILEHINPSFYNAISNPVNVGVTLFLSMAGYMLGGGSTLWGLLSAGAWVGLVYYCCRQLYASFVRERLRTDMQDIPGCYLSHPDNCFWVAETEVNGWVEILGMVAVVAKKVVGGRDGEMCGELFRMIVSSKCRRTGLGSRMTQTVIDFCKERGFSKVVLETSSIQTSAVALYKKLGFSHILSHTKTYSPEWMTTISRVTILKMEKVI from the exons A TGCATTTGGTGGTCCGGCGATACAGGCCCTCCGACAAGGATGCTGTGTTAACCCTGTTCTGTGATGGCATCTTGGAGCACATCAACCCTTCGTTCTACAACGCCATTAGCAACCCTGTCAATGTGGGCGTCACCCTATTCCTTTCTATGGCTGGTTACATGCTGGGAGGTGGGTCTACTCTCTGGGGCTTGCTGTCGGCTGGAGCCTGGGTAGGTCTGGTCTACTACTGCTGCAGGCAACTGTACGCCAGCTTCGTCAGAGAGAGGCTGCGCACGGACATGCAGGACATTCCAGGATGCTACCTGAGCCACCCCGACAACTGCTTCTGGGTGGCTGAGACTGAGGTCAACGGCTGGGTTGAGATTTTAGGTATGGTGGCCGTTGTGGCCAAAAAGGTGGTGGGCGGAAGAGACGGGGAGATGTGCGGTGAACTATTCAGGATGATTGTATCGTCGAAGTGTCGTCGGACAGGGCTCGGTTCCAGGATGACCCAGACCGTTATTGACTTTTGTAAAGAGCGAGGGTTCTCTAAGGTCGTCCTGGAAACCAGTTCCATCCAGACTTCTGCAGTGGCCCTGTATAAGAAACTGGGCTTCTCACACATCCTGTCACACACCAAGACGTACTCTCCTGAATGGATGACAACTATATCCCGAGTCACCATTCTGAAGATGGAAAAAGTCATATAG